A window of Corallococcus macrosporus DSM 14697 contains these coding sequences:
- a CDS encoding OmpH family outer membrane protein: protein MSLRTTIAATAAALSLALPVAASAAELKVAYVDLQKVMLEVDDGKAAKARLQKWLNDRQKEIDKEQTALRAEKETLDKQASAMTAEVKAQKEAELQRKVMLLAQKWEKSRAEAANKEQQEMKPIIDKIDTIISNIAERDDLGFVLERRDSGIVYARSSNDISNEVIRAYNSSKKTVAKDAPTKK from the coding sequence ATGTCGCTTCGCACCACCATCGCGGCCACGGCCGCCGCTCTGTCGCTCGCCCTCCCGGTGGCCGCCTCGGCCGCCGAGTTGAAGGTCGCCTACGTGGACCTCCAGAAAGTCATGCTGGAGGTGGACGACGGGAAGGCCGCCAAGGCCCGCCTCCAGAAGTGGCTCAACGACCGCCAGAAGGAGATCGACAAGGAGCAGACCGCGCTCCGCGCCGAGAAGGAGACGCTCGACAAGCAGGCGAGCGCCATGACGGCGGAGGTCAAGGCCCAGAAGGAGGCCGAGCTCCAGCGCAAGGTGATGCTGCTCGCCCAGAAGTGGGAGAAGAGCCGCGCCGAGGCCGCCAACAAGGAGCAGCAGGAGATGAAGCCGATCATCGACAAGATCGACACCATCATCTCCAACATCGCCGAGCGCGATGACCTGGGCTTCGTCCTGGAGCGCCGCGACTCGGGCATCGTCTACGCCCGCTCGTCGAACGACATCTCCAACGAGGTCATCCGGGCCTACAACAGCTCGAAGAAGACGGTGGCGAAGGACGCCCCGACGAAGAAGTAG
- a CDS encoding LpxI family protein yields the protein MERIGLIAGNGRLPFLFARAARKKGLEVVAVAHRGETDPALASEVDRLTWVRVGQVDRIQKAFRDAGVKQAAMAGGIGRVRALAEARPDLGAVRIISRLRSFRDDALLRAVASDFESRGVTIIAPTDFLGEVLCPEGHLAGPRLHPAQQKDVALGREVAVLLGQADVGQTVVVHNGHVLALEAVEGTDEAIRRGGRLGGNSGAVVVKRCKPQQDLRFDLPAVGPRTLEVMQEVGARVLALEVGRTVLLDAPALFKGAEAAGITIVGVP from the coding sequence GTGGAGCGGATTGGCCTCATCGCGGGCAACGGCCGGCTGCCCTTTCTGTTCGCGCGCGCCGCGCGGAAGAAGGGCCTGGAAGTCGTCGCCGTGGCCCACCGGGGAGAGACAGACCCGGCGCTGGCCTCGGAGGTGGACCGCCTGACGTGGGTCCGCGTCGGGCAGGTGGACCGCATCCAGAAGGCCTTCCGCGACGCGGGCGTGAAGCAGGCGGCCATGGCGGGCGGCATCGGCCGGGTGCGGGCGCTGGCGGAGGCGCGGCCGGACCTGGGCGCGGTGCGCATCATCTCCCGGCTGCGCAGCTTCCGGGATGACGCGCTGCTGCGCGCGGTGGCCTCGGACTTCGAGTCCCGCGGCGTCACCATCATCGCCCCCACGGACTTCCTGGGCGAGGTGCTGTGCCCGGAGGGGCACCTGGCCGGGCCCCGGCTGCACCCGGCGCAGCAGAAGGACGTCGCCCTGGGCCGCGAGGTCGCGGTGCTGCTGGGCCAGGCGGACGTGGGCCAGACGGTGGTGGTCCACAACGGCCACGTCCTGGCGCTGGAGGCGGTGGAAGGCACGGACGAGGCCATCCGCCGGGGCGGCCGGCTGGGCGGCAACAGCGGCGCCGTGGTGGTGAAGCGCTGCAAGCCCCAGCAGGACCTCCGCTTCGATTTGCCGGCCGTGGGCCCGCGCACCCTGGAGGTCATGCAGGAGGTGGGCGCGCGGGTGCTGGCGCTGGAGGTGGGGCGCACGGTGCTGCTGGACGCCCCGGCCCTCTTCAAGGGCGCCGAGGCCGCGGGCATCACCATCGTCGGCGTGCCCTGA
- the fabZ gene encoding 3-hydroxyacyl-ACP dehydratase FabZ encodes MDIGEILNLLPHRYPFLLVDRVVEIVPGQKLTAYKNVTINEPFFNGHFPGHPVMPGVLILEALAQATAILAYKSENMDPARKLTYLMGVDGARFRKPVLPGDRLQLEIEVVRHKGAVWKTKGLATVDGARVAEGEFLATVVDKDANAAESAAS; translated from the coding sequence ATGGACATCGGCGAGATTCTCAATCTGCTGCCGCACCGGTACCCGTTCCTGCTGGTGGACCGGGTGGTGGAGATCGTCCCCGGCCAGAAGCTGACGGCCTACAAGAACGTCACCATCAACGAGCCCTTCTTCAACGGCCACTTCCCCGGGCACCCGGTGATGCCGGGCGTGCTCATCCTGGAGGCGCTGGCGCAAGCGACGGCCATCCTCGCCTACAAGAGCGAGAACATGGACCCGGCGCGCAAGCTCACGTACCTGATGGGCGTGGACGGCGCGCGCTTCCGCAAGCCGGTGCTCCCGGGCGACCGGCTCCAACTGGAAATCGAAGTGGTGCGGCACAAGGGCGCCGTCTGGAAGACGAAGGGCCTGGCGACGGTCGACGGCGCGCGTGTCGCCGAAGGCGAGTTCCTGGCGACCGTCGTGGACAAGGACGCCAACGCGGCGGAGAGCGCCGCTTCCTGA
- a CDS encoding ABC transporter ATP-binding protein — translation MALLSIRNVFKSYFLHGKRIDILRGVSLDIQRGELVSLVGASGAGKSTFLHVLGTLDAPAAGEVMFEGRSVFAMNDAEIAEFRNQTIGFVFQSHFLLPEFTALENVAMPALIRRQDRTGAYAYARELLERVGLGHRVDHRPGELSGGEAQRVALARALVLKPAVLLADEPTGNLDPATGEGIHQLLREVNREQGITAVVVTHNETLARSMPRRLRLSGGEVSEA, via the coding sequence ATGGCGCTCTTGTCCATCCGCAACGTCTTCAAGAGCTACTTCCTGCACGGCAAGCGCATCGACATCCTCCGGGGCGTGTCGCTGGACATCCAGCGGGGCGAGCTCGTCTCGCTGGTGGGCGCGTCCGGGGCGGGGAAGAGCACCTTCCTCCACGTCCTGGGGACGCTGGACGCCCCGGCCGCCGGCGAGGTCATGTTCGAGGGCCGCTCCGTGTTCGCCATGAACGACGCGGAGATCGCCGAGTTCCGGAACCAGACCATCGGCTTCGTCTTCCAGAGCCACTTCCTGCTGCCGGAGTTCACCGCCCTGGAGAACGTGGCCATGCCCGCGCTCATCCGGCGACAGGACCGCACCGGCGCCTACGCCTACGCCCGTGAACTGCTGGAGCGGGTCGGCCTGGGACACCGCGTGGACCACCGGCCCGGCGAGCTGTCCGGCGGCGAGGCCCAGCGCGTGGCCCTGGCGCGGGCCCTGGTGCTCAAGCCCGCGGTGTTGCTGGCGGACGAGCCCACCGGCAACCTGGACCCGGCCACCGGCGAGGGCATCCACCAGCTCCTGCGGGAGGTGAACCGCGAGCAGGGCATCACCGCCGTGGTCGTCACCCACAATGAGACGCTTGCCCGCTCCATGCCCCGCCGCCTCAGGTTGTCCGGGGGCGAGGTGTCGGAGGCGTGA
- a CDS encoding serine/threonine-protein kinase encodes MPLLDPTLPSEPAARPVGEGATVEGLPSATPGAAPPAPGARYAVLELLGRGGMGDVYRARDRTLGRLVALKFLRGADPERAMRFLREARAQARIDHPNVCKVFDAGESGGQAYIAMQLVEGERMDLAARGQAPQRKARWLKAAAEAVEAAHALGVIHRDLKPANILVLTGEGARREPVIMDFGLAYEAGEGHGLTSTGAVMGTPAYMAPEQARGALEAIGPHTDVYGLGATLYELLVGEPPFTGATPLETLNRVLHDDPVPPRERVPDLDADLETVCLKCLSKEPALRYASARALAEDLGRYLDGAPILGQRPRLTHRLRRAARRHRGVVFVSGVSLVGMLLLAGFGARAWLAERELQARTAARVQLAEQLGQQVQEIEAFVRAFQSLPLHDTRPEQQRVRARMARMGEPRRGLGALGEGLVRQALGRGHLAMREFEQAHRELTRARELGVDSPGLHYALGRVLGEQYHLAMEDARRSGGAAWVAERRQQLEARYLAPALESLERSAGVELESPRYLEGLIALYRKDYEGAERAVREAQAHASWMPEVRKLAGDVALARAMALLEQGDYAGARAGLMDAESRYQQAVELARSDAWAYEALAEVWLQLSELDKREGRSRKAALDQAEAAADRSLVADPDRASGHTKKAQVLMNQYRAVTFQGARDARGAEALLDAWTDAASRAVALEPRDVLAHDSLGYSDFMRGLRQARAGERPEASWARAIQSLERAIALEPHYPWALNDLGLVHRWRGNYQREHGQDPLPAYAEAERAFQRAVEGDPKYLFAHSNLAELHAARAALLLSRGRDPEADVQAALEASARALALDARFHSAHDHAAAAELTRARYLLETGGDARPALARALQATERSRSVNAKADRAWLHVAGAHLLEALQASREAGDARAALASGQRALAEAYRLSPTCADCRSLGAELALAAAEQARGEGRSRTALLREALAEARRAVSLYPYYDSHLTRARAAWRLARDTGAPPALVEEGLAQVDLALKLDPGLPEAHAVRGALLLLRARRQRPGEGWRASLLEADAAWRRATAQVPWLSRYVGPLDGAEDAALRAAGVSGSGP; translated from the coding sequence ATGCCGCTCCTCGACCCCACCCTTCCCTCGGAGCCCGCCGCGCGGCCGGTCGGGGAGGGGGCCACGGTGGAGGGCCTTCCGTCCGCCACGCCGGGCGCCGCGCCGCCCGCGCCGGGCGCCCGCTATGCGGTCCTGGAGCTGTTGGGGCGCGGTGGCATGGGGGACGTGTACCGCGCGCGGGACAGGACGCTCGGGCGGCTGGTGGCGCTCAAGTTCCTTCGGGGCGCGGACCCGGAGCGGGCCATGCGCTTCCTGCGGGAGGCGCGCGCCCAGGCCCGTATCGACCATCCCAACGTCTGCAAGGTGTTCGACGCGGGGGAGTCCGGAGGGCAGGCCTATATCGCCATGCAGCTCGTGGAAGGCGAGCGGATGGACCTCGCCGCGCGCGGACAGGCGCCCCAGCGGAAGGCGCGGTGGCTGAAGGCCGCGGCCGAGGCGGTGGAGGCGGCCCACGCGCTGGGCGTCATCCACCGGGACCTCAAGCCCGCGAACATCCTGGTGCTCACGGGCGAGGGCGCGCGACGCGAGCCCGTCATCATGGACTTCGGGCTCGCGTACGAGGCCGGGGAGGGGCACGGCCTGACGTCCACGGGCGCGGTGATGGGCACGCCCGCGTACATGGCGCCGGAGCAGGCCCGTGGCGCGCTGGAAGCCATCGGCCCGCACACGGACGTCTATGGCCTGGGCGCCACGCTCTACGAGCTGCTCGTCGGCGAGCCGCCCTTCACCGGCGCCACGCCGCTGGAGACGTTGAACCGGGTGCTCCACGATGACCCGGTGCCGCCTCGCGAGCGCGTGCCGGACCTGGACGCCGACCTGGAGACGGTGTGCCTCAAGTGCCTGAGCAAGGAGCCGGCGCTGCGCTACGCCTCCGCCCGGGCGCTGGCGGAGGACCTGGGGCGCTACCTGGACGGCGCGCCCATCCTCGGGCAGCGCCCCCGCCTGACGCACCGCCTGCGGCGCGCGGCCCGCAGGCACCGCGGGGTGGTGTTCGTCTCCGGCGTCTCCCTGGTGGGCATGCTGCTGCTCGCGGGCTTCGGGGCCCGGGCCTGGCTGGCGGAGCGGGAGCTCCAGGCGCGCACGGCCGCGCGCGTCCAACTGGCCGAGCAACTGGGCCAGCAGGTGCAGGAGATTGAGGCCTTCGTGCGCGCCTTCCAGTCCCTGCCCCTGCACGACACGCGACCCGAGCAGCAGCGCGTCCGGGCGCGGATGGCCCGCATGGGTGAGCCGCGGCGGGGCCTGGGCGCGCTGGGGGAGGGCCTGGTGCGGCAGGCGCTGGGGCGGGGCCACCTGGCGATGCGCGAGTTCGAGCAGGCGCACCGGGAGCTGACGCGGGCGCGCGAGCTGGGCGTCGACTCGCCAGGGCTCCACTACGCGCTGGGACGGGTGCTGGGGGAGCAGTACCACCTGGCCATGGAGGACGCGCGGCGCAGCGGCGGCGCGGCGTGGGTGGCCGAGCGGCGGCAGCAACTGGAGGCGCGCTACCTGGCGCCCGCCCTCGAGTCCCTGGAGCGCAGCGCCGGCGTGGAGCTGGAGTCACCGCGCTACCTGGAAGGGCTCATCGCGCTGTACCGCAAGGACTACGAGGGCGCGGAGCGGGCCGTGCGCGAGGCCCAGGCGCACGCCTCCTGGATGCCGGAGGTCCGGAAGCTCGCGGGGGACGTGGCGCTCGCGCGGGCCATGGCGCTGCTGGAGCAGGGCGACTACGCGGGCGCGCGGGCCGGGCTCATGGACGCGGAGTCCCGCTACCAGCAGGCCGTGGAGCTGGCGCGCAGTGACGCCTGGGCCTACGAGGCGCTGGCGGAGGTGTGGCTGCAACTGTCGGAGCTGGACAAGCGCGAGGGGCGCTCGCGCAAGGCCGCGCTGGACCAGGCGGAGGCCGCCGCGGACCGGAGCCTCGTGGCCGACCCGGACCGGGCCTCCGGCCACACGAAGAAGGCGCAGGTGCTGATGAACCAGTACCGCGCGGTGACCTTCCAGGGCGCGCGGGACGCGCGCGGGGCGGAGGCCCTGCTCGACGCCTGGACGGACGCCGCGTCGCGGGCCGTGGCGTTGGAGCCTCGCGACGTGCTCGCGCACGACTCGTTGGGCTACAGCGACTTCATGCGAGGCCTGCGTCAGGCGCGCGCGGGCGAGCGGCCCGAGGCGTCCTGGGCCCGGGCCATCCAGTCGCTGGAGCGGGCGATTGCGCTGGAGCCGCACTACCCCTGGGCGCTCAACGACCTGGGGCTCGTCCACCGCTGGCGGGGCAACTACCAGCGGGAGCACGGGCAGGACCCGCTTCCGGCCTACGCCGAGGCGGAGCGCGCCTTCCAGCGGGCCGTCGAAGGCGATCCAAAGTACCTGTTCGCCCACTCCAACCTCGCGGAGCTCCACGCGGCCCGCGCGGCCCTGCTGCTCTCCCGCGGGCGGGACCCGGAGGCCGACGTCCAGGCGGCGCTGGAGGCCAGCGCTCGGGCGCTCGCCCTGGACGCGCGCTTCCACTCCGCCCACGACCATGCCGCCGCCGCGGAGTTGACGCGCGCGCGCTACCTGCTGGAGACCGGCGGAGACGCGCGCCCGGCGCTGGCGCGCGCGCTCCAGGCGACGGAGCGCTCCCGGAGCGTCAACGCGAAGGCGGACCGCGCCTGGCTCCATGTGGCCGGCGCGCACCTGCTCGAAGCGCTCCAGGCCTCGCGCGAGGCGGGCGACGCGCGCGCGGCGCTCGCCAGCGGACAGCGCGCGCTGGCGGAGGCGTACCGGCTGAGCCCCACCTGCGCGGACTGCCGGAGCCTGGGGGCGGAGCTGGCGCTGGCGGCGGCGGAGCAGGCGCGAGGCGAGGGGCGCTCCCGAACGGCCCTGCTGCGCGAGGCCCTCGCGGAGGCACGGCGCGCCGTGTCGCTGTACCCCTACTACGACAGCCACCTCACCCGGGCCCGCGCGGCCTGGCGGCTGGCGCGGGACACCGGCGCTCCGCCCGCCCTCGTGGAGGAGGGCCTGGCGCAGGTGGACCTCGCGCTGAAGCTGGACCCCGGGCTGCCGGAGGCCCACGCCGTGCGCGGCGCGCTGCTGTTGTTGCGTGCCCGGCGCCAGCGGCCGGGGGAGGGGTGGCGGGCGTCCCTCCTCGAAGCCGACGCGGCGTGGCGCCGCGCCACGGCCCAGGTGCCCTGGCTGAGCCGCTACGTGGGGCCCCTGGACGGCGCGGAGGACGCCGCCCTTCGCGCCGCCGGGGTTTCAGGCTCAGGGCCTTGA
- the bamA gene encoding outer membrane protein assembly factor BamA, which produces MWSLVPGPVLAQEDAGAVVPEAAAPADQASEPELPEDAPVSPEDARRVVEIRVEGNRRVESEAIRRALRTRVGDELNPTRTAQDLRAVWALGYFQDVELLVQRLARGVAYVVRVEERPTVRLVQLNGNEELSKDDLKEEIDVKPSTILDMELVRSSVQKIQAKYVEKGYFLAEVSHQLKPVEGGANVDVVFNINERAKVMVKQITILGAEKVTAAELKETMITREGGFLSFFTGEGTYREEAFQRDLAVIQMAYYDKGFINVRVDKPTVQLSADKRFIFITLRVTEGEPYDIGKIDFSGDLLDDVTKEQMAVLMQSRSGERFNRSQLSQDILSVSDVYYDRGYAYANINPITSVNADDRTVDLTFDVQKGPQVTIERIDVVGNSKTRDKVIRRELRVYEGELYSGTGVRRSKERVTALGFFETVEITQRPGSADDTIVLQVEVQEKATGTFQVGLGFSNVENFIFTAQIAQNNFLGWGQSVSASAQISGLRSLVQLSFYDPYFLDTRYLLSAEFFRIQADYEGFIRSSTGGTVSIGYQFIDDLLGTIGYSREWVNVEAGQNLGAVLLANQFLSGTTSAARLSLSFDRRNNRLFPSNGFIHYGSVELAPDFLGGTFLYNRYTAYSRLYFPMPLGFVFKTNATIGYIQQLDANKPLPISELYYVGGINSVRGYFLRSISPSVKVPRSGSPDATVTDFRVGGNKQLIFNFELEFPIFEKAGLRGVVFYDAGNAFAANERFFQDRQDRLPLGLFHAAGFGFRWFSPIGPLRFEWGIPLTRRPEDDNILFEFTIGNFF; this is translated from the coding sequence ATGTGGTCCCTCGTGCCTGGCCCCGTGCTGGCGCAGGAGGACGCGGGCGCGGTCGTGCCCGAGGCCGCCGCTCCCGCTGACCAGGCCTCCGAGCCTGAACTCCCCGAAGACGCCCCGGTCTCCCCCGAGGACGCCCGCCGCGTGGTCGAAATCCGCGTCGAGGGCAACCGGCGCGTGGAGTCCGAGGCCATCCGCCGCGCCCTCCGGACCCGCGTCGGGGATGAGCTGAACCCCACGCGCACCGCCCAGGACCTGCGGGCGGTGTGGGCGCTGGGCTACTTCCAGGACGTGGAGCTGCTCGTCCAACGGCTGGCCCGCGGCGTCGCCTACGTGGTGCGCGTGGAAGAGCGGCCCACCGTCCGGCTCGTCCAGCTCAACGGCAACGAGGAACTGAGCAAGGACGACCTGAAGGAGGAGATTGACGTCAAGCCCTCCACCATCCTGGACATGGAGCTGGTGCGCTCCAGCGTGCAGAAGATCCAGGCGAAGTACGTGGAGAAGGGCTACTTCCTCGCCGAGGTCAGCCACCAGCTCAAGCCCGTCGAGGGCGGCGCCAACGTGGATGTGGTGTTCAACATCAACGAGCGCGCCAAGGTGATGGTGAAGCAGATCACCATCCTCGGGGCGGAGAAGGTGACCGCCGCGGAGCTGAAGGAGACCATGATCACCCGCGAGGGCGGGTTCCTCTCCTTCTTCACCGGCGAGGGCACCTACCGCGAGGAGGCCTTCCAGCGCGACCTGGCCGTCATCCAGATGGCCTACTACGACAAGGGCTTCATCAACGTCCGGGTGGACAAGCCCACCGTCCAGCTCTCCGCGGACAAGCGTTTCATCTTCATCACCCTCCGGGTGACGGAAGGCGAGCCCTACGACATCGGGAAGATCGACTTCTCCGGTGACCTGCTCGACGACGTCACCAAGGAGCAGATGGCGGTGCTGATGCAGTCCCGCTCCGGCGAGCGCTTCAACCGCTCGCAGCTCTCGCAGGACATCCTCTCCGTCTCGGACGTCTACTACGACCGCGGCTACGCCTACGCCAACATCAACCCCATCACCAGCGTCAACGCGGACGACCGCACGGTGGACCTGACCTTCGACGTGCAGAAGGGCCCCCAGGTCACCATCGAGCGCATCGACGTGGTGGGCAACAGCAAGACGCGGGACAAGGTCATCCGCCGCGAGCTGCGCGTCTACGAAGGCGAGCTCTACAGCGGCACCGGCGTGCGCCGCAGCAAGGAGCGCGTCACCGCGCTGGGCTTCTTCGAGACGGTGGAAATCACCCAGCGCCCGGGCTCCGCGGACGACACCATCGTCCTCCAGGTGGAGGTGCAGGAGAAGGCCACCGGTACCTTCCAGGTCGGCCTCGGCTTCTCCAACGTGGAGAACTTCATCTTCACGGCGCAGATCGCCCAGAACAACTTCCTGGGGTGGGGCCAGAGCGTCTCCGCGTCCGCGCAGATCTCCGGCCTGCGCTCCCTGGTGCAGTTGTCCTTCTATGACCCGTACTTCCTGGACACGCGCTACCTGCTGTCGGCGGAGTTCTTCCGCATCCAGGCGGACTACGAGGGCTTCATCCGCAGCTCCACCGGTGGCACGGTGTCCATCGGCTACCAGTTCATCGACGACCTGCTGGGCACCATCGGCTACTCGCGTGAGTGGGTGAACGTGGAGGCGGGGCAGAACCTGGGCGCGGTGCTGCTGGCCAACCAGTTCCTGTCGGGCACGACGAGCGCGGCGCGCCTGTCGCTGTCCTTCGACCGGCGCAACAACCGCCTCTTCCCGTCGAACGGCTTCATCCACTACGGCTCGGTGGAGCTCGCCCCGGACTTCCTGGGCGGCACCTTCCTCTACAACCGGTACACGGCCTACTCGCGGCTCTACTTCCCCATGCCGCTGGGCTTCGTCTTCAAGACGAACGCCACCATTGGCTACATCCAGCAGTTGGATGCCAACAAGCCGCTGCCCATCTCCGAGCTCTACTACGTGGGCGGCATCAACAGCGTCCGCGGTTACTTCCTGCGCAGCATCAGCCCCTCCGTGAAGGTGCCTCGCTCCGGCAGTCCGGACGCCACCGTCACCGACTTCCGGGTGGGTGGCAACAAGCAGCTCATCTTCAACTTCGAGCTGGAGTTCCCCATCTTCGAGAAGGCCGGCCTGCGCGGCGTCGTCTTCTATGACGCGGGTAACGCTTTCGCCGCCAACGAGCGTTTCTTCCAGGACCGGCAGGACCGGCTGCCGCTCGGTCTCTTCCACGCCGCGGGCTTTGGCTTCCGTTGGTTCTCGCCCATCGGCCCCCTGCGCTTCGAGTGGGGTATCCCGCTGACCAGGCGGCCAGAGGACGACAACATCCTGTTCGAGTTCACTATCGGCAACTTCTTCTGA
- the lpxA gene encoding acyl-ACP--UDP-N-acetylglucosamine O-acyltransferase produces MAQVHPTAVVHSGARLHETVEVGPYSIIGPQVTLGAGTRVGPHVVIEGRTTLGERNRIFQFASVGADPQDLKYAGEDTALVLGDDNQIREFVSLHKGTAGGGGATRVGSGNLFMANCHVAHDCVVGNGCRIGNGSALAGHVTMEDHVIISGLAAVHQFTRLGKHAFISGGAMVTMDIPPYATAQGDRAELVGLNTVGLERSGFSKEQIERVKEAHRILFRSKLTLQEAMVRLRAELAGHPEVDHLIQFIQQSKRGLTR; encoded by the coding sequence ATGGCTCAGGTTCATCCCACCGCGGTGGTCCATTCCGGCGCCCGCCTCCACGAAACCGTGGAGGTTGGCCCCTACTCCATCATCGGTCCCCAGGTGACGCTCGGCGCGGGCACCCGCGTGGGGCCCCACGTCGTCATCGAAGGGCGCACCACGCTCGGCGAGCGCAACCGCATCTTCCAGTTCGCCTCCGTGGGCGCGGACCCGCAGGACCTCAAGTACGCGGGCGAGGACACGGCGCTGGTGCTCGGGGACGACAACCAGATTCGCGAGTTCGTGTCCCTGCACAAGGGCACCGCGGGCGGCGGCGGCGCCACCCGCGTCGGCAGCGGCAACCTCTTCATGGCCAACTGTCACGTCGCGCATGACTGCGTGGTGGGCAACGGCTGCCGCATCGGCAATGGCTCCGCGCTGGCGGGCCACGTGACGATGGAGGACCACGTCATCATCAGCGGCCTGGCGGCGGTGCATCAGTTCACCCGCCTGGGCAAGCACGCCTTCATCTCCGGCGGCGCCATGGTGACCATGGACATCCCGCCGTACGCCACCGCCCAGGGAGACCGGGCGGAGCTGGTGGGCCTCAACACCGTGGGCCTGGAGCGCAGCGGCTTCTCCAAGGAGCAGATCGAGCGGGTGAAGGAAGCCCACCGCATCCTGTTCCGCTCCAAGCTGACGCTCCAGGAGGCCATGGTGCGGCTGCGCGCGGAGCTGGCGGGCCATCCCGAGGTGGACCACCTCATCCAGTTCATCCAGCAGAGCAAGCGCGGCCTCACGCGCTGA
- the lpxD gene encoding UDP-3-O-(3-hydroxymyristoyl)glucosamine N-acyltransferase produces MPRQLGELAAHVGGELLGDPAQLIHGLNGLEEAGPGDVSFYGNPRYRRQFEATRASAVLVGADVPPREGVALVRVANPHLAYAKLLRLFHPPERPAAGVRPGAWVHPEATVHPEAVLLPGASVDRGGRVGARTVLYPGAYVGEQAEVGEDCVLYPNVTVRERCIVGARVILHASSVVGADGFGFAFNPEGEAGPEHFKIPQVGIVRIEDDVEVGACTCIDRATVGETVVGRGAKLDNLVQVAHNVRVGPLSLICAQAGVSGSAEIGTGVVLAGQVGVVGHIRVGDLAKVGAQSGVAHDVEDGQVVSGSPAVPHREWLRASAAAGQMADLLKDVRALKRRVETLEKEKGQ; encoded by the coding sequence ATGCCCCGCCAGCTCGGGGAGCTCGCCGCCCATGTGGGCGGAGAGCTCCTCGGTGATCCCGCGCAGCTCATCCACGGACTCAACGGGCTTGAAGAAGCCGGCCCGGGAGACGTGTCCTTCTACGGAAACCCGCGCTACCGCCGCCAGTTCGAGGCCACCCGTGCCTCGGCCGTGCTGGTGGGCGCCGACGTGCCGCCCCGCGAGGGCGTGGCGCTGGTCCGGGTGGCCAACCCCCACCTGGCGTACGCGAAGCTGCTGCGCCTGTTCCACCCGCCGGAGCGCCCCGCCGCGGGCGTGAGGCCGGGGGCGTGGGTGCACCCCGAGGCCACCGTCCATCCGGAGGCCGTGCTCCTGCCCGGCGCCTCGGTGGACCGGGGCGGACGCGTGGGGGCCCGCACGGTGCTGTATCCGGGCGCCTACGTGGGCGAGCAGGCCGAGGTGGGGGAGGACTGCGTCCTGTACCCCAACGTCACGGTGCGCGAGCGCTGCATCGTGGGCGCCCGCGTCATCCTCCACGCGTCCAGCGTGGTGGGCGCGGACGGCTTCGGCTTCGCCTTCAACCCGGAGGGCGAGGCGGGGCCGGAGCACTTCAAGATTCCCCAGGTCGGCATCGTCCGCATCGAGGACGACGTCGAGGTGGGCGCCTGCACCTGCATCGACCGCGCGACGGTGGGTGAGACGGTGGTGGGGCGCGGCGCGAAGCTCGACAACCTGGTGCAGGTTGCCCACAACGTCCGGGTGGGCCCGCTGTCGCTCATCTGCGCCCAGGCCGGCGTGTCCGGCTCGGCGGAGATTGGCACGGGCGTCGTGCTGGCGGGGCAGGTCGGCGTGGTCGGACACATCCGCGTGGGTGACCTGGCCAAGGTGGGCGCGCAGTCCGGCGTGGCGCACGACGTGGAGGACGGCCAGGTGGTGAGCGGCAGTCCGGCCGTCCCCCACCGCGAGTGGCTGCGGGCCAGCGCGGCGGCGGGGCAGATGGCGGATCTGCTCAAGGACGTCCGCGCCCTGAAGCGCCGGGTGGAGACGCTCGAGAAGGAAAAGGGGCAGTGA